The following are from one region of the Actinoplanes sp. L3-i22 genome:
- a CDS encoding PIG-L family deacetylase encodes MRWTKFAAAVLALSPAVVPASATATSVTCENLTVVAHEDDDLLFVNPEISDDIRAGRCVTTLYVTSGDAARGEAYWRGREEGEMAAYARMAARPDGWTEDTLIVNGHAVHRATLDGSPVTLLFLRLPDRVGGWPDQTLQLLWLDPAARVRTLDRTQPYSRSSLIGVLLAILDTRRPRVIRTLDFRGAFGDGDHDDHHSAAYFAWAAQQRYRTPHRTIGHLGYPVNRQPANLTATQYETKLGYFLTYAPHDPVVCQTADWCTRGNYGPYLRRNVTVAPPVGPGRNVAALARVTGSSGNVATVQVPAKAVDGRVGADLIGEWVTAGETTGAWLDLHWAVPQRLGRILLYDRPSRAEQVTSAVLTFSDGSTVPVGPLPDDGAPLLVTFAPRVVTGLRFTVTGVSGTTRDTGLAEIRTVTAG; translated from the coding sequence GTGCGCTGGACCAAATTCGCCGCAGCCGTGCTTGCCCTGTCGCCCGCGGTCGTGCCCGCCTCCGCCACAGCCACGTCCGTGACCTGCGAGAACCTGACCGTGGTGGCACACGAGGACGACGACCTGCTGTTCGTCAACCCGGAGATCAGCGACGACATCCGGGCCGGCCGCTGCGTCACCACGCTCTACGTCACGTCCGGCGACGCCGCCCGGGGCGAGGCCTACTGGCGTGGACGGGAGGAGGGCGAGATGGCGGCGTACGCGAGGATGGCCGCCCGCCCCGACGGATGGACCGAGGACACGCTGATCGTGAACGGTCACGCCGTCCACCGCGCCACCCTCGACGGGAGCCCGGTCACGCTGCTCTTCCTGCGTCTGCCGGACCGGGTCGGCGGCTGGCCGGACCAGACCCTGCAGCTGCTCTGGCTCGATCCGGCGGCGCGGGTGCGGACCCTGGACCGGACTCAGCCGTACAGTCGCTCGTCCTTGATCGGGGTTTTGCTCGCGATTCTGGACACCCGGCGGCCGCGGGTGATCCGGACCCTCGACTTCCGGGGGGCGTTCGGCGACGGCGACCACGATGATCATCACTCGGCCGCCTACTTCGCCTGGGCCGCTCAGCAGCGGTATCGCACGCCGCACCGGACGATCGGCCACCTCGGGTACCCGGTGAACCGGCAGCCGGCGAACCTGACCGCCACGCAGTACGAGACCAAGCTCGGCTACTTCCTGACCTACGCCCCGCACGATCCGGTGGTGTGCCAGACCGCGGACTGGTGCACGCGCGGGAACTACGGTCCCTACCTGCGGCGCAACGTCACGGTCGCCCCGCCCGTCGGTCCCGGGCGCAACGTGGCCGCGCTGGCCCGGGTCACCGGATCGTCGGGCAACGTCGCGACCGTGCAGGTCCCGGCAAAAGCGGTCGACGGCCGGGTCGGCGCCGACCTGATCGGCGAGTGGGTGACCGCGGGCGAGACCACCGGCGCCTGGCTCGACCTGCACTGGGCGGTGCCGCAGCGGCTCGGGCGGATCCTGCTCTACGACCGCCCGAGCCGGGCCGAGCAGGTGACCTCGGCCGTGCTCACGTTCTCCGACGGCAGCACGGTCCCGGTCGGGCCGCTGCCCGACGACGGCGCTCCGCTGCTGGTCACGTTCGCCCCGCGAGTGGTGACCGGCCTGCGGTTCACCGTCACCGGGGTCTCCGGGACGACCCGGGACACCGGGCTCGCGGAGATCCGGACCGTCACCGCGGGGTGA
- the urtB gene encoding urea ABC transporter permease subunit UrtB, with the protein MDALIAPLLNGSAQGALLLLAALGLSLTFGQMGVINMAHGEFLMIGAFAAYLVQQVIAASDLSIPVALPVAFVVAGLFGLLLEVTIIQWMYRRPLDTLLVTVGVSLVLQQAALQIFPSQGVPVEKPDWLDGQLNILGYEWPLRQVFTILLATACVAALAAWLKYTAFGRRIRATVHNRDLAETSGISTRTIDRLTFFTGSGLAGVAGVAASLIGGTNSQMGAQYIIPAFLVVAAGGIGQLKGTIIAAWVVGVALSYFAYWTTGSFAQVLAFILVIVFLQLRPQGLFTVRTRSLV; encoded by the coding sequence GTGGACGCACTGATCGCACCGCTGTTGAACGGCAGCGCACAGGGCGCGCTGCTCCTGCTCGCCGCGCTGGGCCTCTCGCTCACCTTCGGCCAGATGGGCGTGATCAACATGGCTCACGGCGAGTTCCTCATGATCGGAGCCTTCGCCGCCTACCTCGTCCAGCAGGTGATCGCGGCCAGCGACCTGTCGATCCCGGTCGCGCTGCCGGTCGCGTTCGTCGTCGCGGGCCTGTTCGGCCTCCTGCTCGAGGTAACCATCATCCAATGGATGTACCGCCGGCCCCTCGACACCCTGCTCGTCACGGTCGGTGTCAGCCTGGTCCTCCAGCAGGCGGCACTGCAGATCTTCCCGTCCCAGGGCGTCCCGGTGGAGAAGCCCGACTGGCTCGACGGGCAGCTGAACATCCTCGGCTACGAATGGCCGCTGCGGCAGGTGTTCACCATCCTGCTCGCGACCGCCTGCGTCGCCGCGCTGGCGGCCTGGCTCAAGTACACCGCGTTCGGCCGCCGCATCCGGGCGACCGTGCACAACCGGGACCTCGCCGAGACCTCGGGGATCTCCACCCGCACCATCGACCGCCTCACCTTCTTCACCGGTTCGGGACTGGCCGGGGTCGCGGGCGTGGCCGCGTCGCTGATCGGCGGCACGAACTCCCAAATGGGCGCGCAGTACATCATCCCGGCCTTCCTCGTCGTGGCCGCCGGTGGCATCGGCCAGCTCAAGGGCACCATCATCGCCGCGTGGGTGGTGGGTGTCGCCCTCTCGTACTTCGCCTACTGGACGACCGGCAGCTTCGCGCAGGTGCTCGCCTTCATCCTCGTGATCGTCTTCCTGCAACTACGCCCTCAGGGCCTGTTCACGGTGCGAACCAGGAGTCTGGTATGA
- a CDS encoding alpha/beta hydrolase family protein — protein sequence MSAGDTSCATTGSIDFGVDLAGPGWKFTTGDDPAWADPSFTDTTWRDWTVPDNWGTQADLSSYDGFAWYRKTFTLPARPAGVTDSAVVAALGKIDDADQTFLNGQEIGHTGGFPPVFDSTWEVPREYYPADGLLRWGATNTLAVRVYDGTGGGGFYQGPVGLFSKARLRALAGTTGTAASRTQLAHVCSILNRQHRAVATGDLRGYAATLAPGFFHQGDTAERRLASLRSTGRTTLTDTQAEVFVDSQGRLVVDTIRTWGNLVPTRELLYLDPRRDLELGDHARFFRDDYASAAMGRRAQFNVYLPPSYTRTTNRKYPVVYLLNGFNGSNIEWEARNIDAVLDKVVEDNGLEESIVVFPDGGSGWYVDTSAGNYRTMIVDEIVPLVDRSYRTIADRDHRGISGVSMGGQGAFTLGLKNPAVFSSIASHMGALSLSPLVGTAAEQAANAGLRPLTLVAGMTAAELNQHRYYFDGGDSDDYRFGVAAQQMSTALAAKGVRHDYQLGPGRHDDAYWIPKLDRSFGLHSEQFRAHPVQQPHEPKPVKTPYIWP from the coding sequence ATGTCCGCCGGCGACACCTCCTGCGCCACCACCGGCTCGATCGATTTCGGGGTGGATCTGGCCGGCCCCGGCTGGAAATTCACGACCGGCGACGACCCCGCGTGGGCGGACCCGTCCTTCACCGACACCACCTGGCGGGACTGGACCGTCCCGGACAACTGGGGGACGCAGGCCGACCTCTCGTCGTACGACGGATTCGCCTGGTACCGCAAGACCTTCACCCTGCCCGCCCGGCCGGCCGGGGTCACCGACTCCGCCGTGGTCGCCGCGCTCGGCAAGATCGACGACGCCGACCAGACCTTCCTCAACGGCCAGGAGATCGGGCACACCGGCGGTTTCCCGCCGGTCTTCGACTCCACCTGGGAGGTCCCGCGCGAGTACTACCCGGCCGACGGGCTGCTGCGCTGGGGCGCCACCAACACCCTCGCCGTCCGCGTCTACGACGGCACCGGGGGCGGCGGCTTCTACCAGGGTCCGGTCGGGTTGTTCTCCAAGGCCCGCCTGCGGGCGCTCGCCGGAACCACGGGCACGGCGGCATCCCGTACCCAATTGGCTCATGTCTGTTCGATCTTGAATCGCCAGCATCGCGCGGTCGCGACCGGGGATCTCCGTGGGTATGCCGCGACCCTGGCGCCGGGCTTCTTCCACCAGGGCGACACCGCCGAGCGGCGACTCGCGTCCCTCCGGTCGACCGGCCGCACGACGCTGACCGACACGCAGGCCGAGGTGTTCGTGGACAGCCAGGGCCGGCTCGTCGTCGACACCATCCGCACCTGGGGAAACCTCGTGCCGACCCGGGAGCTGCTCTACCTCGACCCGCGCCGGGACCTGGAGCTGGGCGACCACGCGCGGTTCTTCCGGGACGACTACGCCTCCGCCGCGATGGGCCGCCGGGCGCAGTTCAATGTGTACCTGCCGCCGAGCTACACCCGTACGACGAATCGGAAGTATCCGGTCGTCTACCTGCTCAACGGTTTCAACGGCAGCAACATCGAGTGGGAGGCGCGGAACATCGACGCCGTCCTCGACAAGGTGGTCGAGGACAACGGCCTGGAGGAGTCGATCGTCGTCTTCCCGGACGGCGGCAGCGGCTGGTACGTCGACACATCGGCCGGCAACTACCGCACGATGATCGTCGACGAGATCGTCCCGCTGGTCGACCGCTCCTACCGGACGATCGCGGACCGTGACCACCGCGGGATCAGCGGCGTCTCGATGGGCGGGCAGGGCGCGTTCACCCTGGGCCTGAAGAACCCGGCGGTGTTCAGCTCGATCGCCAGCCACATGGGCGCGCTCAGCCTGTCACCGCTGGTCGGGACGGCCGCTGAACAGGCCGCCAACGCCGGGCTGCGGCCGCTCACCCTGGTCGCCGGGATGACGGCGGCCGAGCTGAACCAGCACCGGTACTACTTCGACGGCGGTGACTCCGACGACTACCGCTTCGGGGTGGCCGCGCAGCAGATGAGCACGGCGCTGGCGGCGAAGGGGGTCCGGCACGACTACCAGCTCGGCCCCGGGCGGCACGACGACGCGTACTGGATCCCGAAGCTGGACCGCTCGTTCGGCCTGCACAGTGAACAGTTCCGGGCACATCCGGTGCAGCAGCCCCACGAGCCGAAGCCGGTGAAGACGCCGTACATCTGGCCCTGA
- a CDS encoding phage tail protein produces MTYAVDFETVSTVGLESSPVAEALAGLRANEARYFKNKYGHVFTVEPADEATAAVEWVTRILDEERGLVISAKPLEASSFQVENIRMAYVFYEDGLSINVMYTVDDGGKRAVGFKLSDGMEVPAELGAFKFARQKSKLAGTIRGSYFVIKKEH; encoded by the coding sequence ATGACCTATGCCGTGGACTTCGAGACCGTGTCGACCGTGGGGTTGGAGTCGTCGCCCGTTGCCGAGGCGCTGGCCGGGCTTCGGGCGAACGAGGCTCGGTACTTCAAGAACAAGTACGGGCATGTCTTCACCGTGGAGCCGGCCGATGAGGCCACGGCGGCGGTCGAGTGGGTGACCCGCATCCTTGACGAGGAGCGGGGTCTGGTCATCTCGGCCAAGCCGCTCGAGGCGAGCTCGTTCCAGGTCGAGAACATCCGGATGGCCTACGTCTTCTACGAGGACGGCCTGTCGATCAACGTGATGTACACCGTCGACGACGGTGGGAAGCGGGCGGTCGGGTTCAAGCTCTCCGACGGCATGGAGGTGCCGGCCGAGTTGGGGGCGTTCAAGTTCGCCCGGCAGAAGTCGAAGCTGGCCGGGACCATTCGCGGCTCCTACTTCGTGATCAAGAAGGAGCACTGA
- a CDS encoding SigE family RNA polymerase sigma factor, whose protein sequence is MSDGSDSEYLGYVHGRVQELRRTAYLLSGDRHQADDLVQETLTKLYARWPRIRRVDNVDAYTHTMLVRAFLDDRRRGWWKVRLLSWTPEPPPPDEGAPEDRAVIRAALAQLPPRQQAVLVLRYLCDRSVKDVAELLRCSEGTVKSQTSHGLNRLRELLGPRFPHTAVARSRG, encoded by the coding sequence ATGTCGGACGGTTCGGACAGCGAGTACCTGGGCTACGTGCACGGGCGTGTCCAGGAGTTACGGCGTACGGCGTACCTGCTCAGCGGCGACCGGCATCAGGCGGACGACCTGGTGCAGGAGACGCTGACGAAGCTGTACGCCCGGTGGCCGCGGATCCGCCGGGTGGACAACGTGGACGCGTACACGCACACCATGCTGGTCCGCGCGTTCCTCGACGACCGCCGGCGCGGCTGGTGGAAGGTGCGTCTGCTGAGCTGGACGCCGGAGCCCCCGCCGCCCGACGAGGGGGCGCCCGAGGACCGGGCCGTGATCCGGGCCGCGCTGGCGCAGCTGCCGCCCCGGCAGCAGGCCGTGCTGGTGCTGCGCTACCTGTGCGACCGGTCGGTCAAGGACGTCGCCGAGCTGCTGCGCTGCTCCGAGGGGACCGTGAAGAGTCAGACCTCGCACGGCCTGAACCGGCTCCGTGAGCTGCTCGGCCCCCGCTTCCCGCACACCGCCGTGGCCCGGAGCCGAGGATGA
- a CDS encoding SAV_915 family protein gives MDLRRTRAGQLALLVYSALDRLVDCCGAAQPWTVVPATQLERIRETTGVELILMDVSIPEHLRRDAEGQAP, from the coding sequence GTGGACCTGCGCCGCACTCGGGCGGGGCAGCTCGCGCTGCTCGTCTATTCGGCGCTGGACCGGCTGGTCGACTGCTGCGGCGCGGCGCAGCCGTGGACGGTCGTGCCCGCCACTCAATTGGAGCGAATTCGGGAGACGACCGGCGTTGAACTGATCCTGATGGACGTGAGTATTCCCGAGCATCTACGGCGCGATGCGGAGGGACAGGCACCGTGA
- a CDS encoding YDG/SRA domain-containing protein — translation MNLEEIKAELRKIRPGQSHGRPAVHQPFVLIWGAQRAVSGQSRQAKWSDVRSALSAAISELDGSAHPDVAALPVFTLRNSRLWAIEQAASASSARSAHAARWLNATNPLVGLSPEAFSALGETAAFEEFAHAAVDKLDETSARSLLDYFSVEMPLFRGFGEVPGVNVGSLFTNRADLHKQRVHRALQAGIVGTGASGAESIVVSGGYEDKDFGDWIIYTGHGGRDADSKRQIADQSPTTSGNAALITSHLDHAPVRVIRGAHDSPHAPTSGLRYDGLYLVEKFWSEIGRDGFRLCRYRLVRLQPTVAVTDGVDVQPPVLPEGTISPGRRTTVSERVIRSVGVASATKVLHNHTCQVCDTRLVVQGRGYAEGAHIRPLGEPHRGADTPANMLCLCPNCHVLFDNGAISIDDDLTIQSDHPHRGALREAEGHAIDRAALRYHSNIYPIK, via the coding sequence GTGAATCTTGAGGAGATTAAGGCGGAGCTGCGTAAAATCCGACCCGGCCAGTCACATGGTCGCCCCGCAGTGCACCAACCCTTCGTCCTCATCTGGGGTGCTCAGCGAGCCGTCAGCGGCCAATCGCGACAAGCGAAGTGGTCGGATGTCCGATCCGCTCTGAGCGCAGCCATCTCGGAGCTTGACGGCAGCGCTCACCCCGACGTGGCAGCACTCCCCGTTTTTACCCTTCGGAATTCCCGATTGTGGGCGATTGAGCAGGCGGCATCCGCCTCATCCGCGCGGAGCGCGCACGCAGCTCGATGGCTCAACGCGACAAATCCACTCGTCGGCCTGTCCCCCGAGGCTTTCAGTGCGCTGGGTGAGACAGCAGCATTCGAGGAGTTCGCACACGCGGCCGTCGACAAACTTGACGAGACCTCAGCACGGTCCCTACTGGACTATTTTAGTGTCGAAATGCCGCTTTTCCGGGGATTCGGCGAGGTTCCAGGTGTCAACGTTGGCTCCCTCTTCACTAACCGCGCCGACCTACACAAACAACGAGTACATCGTGCGCTTCAGGCTGGCATTGTCGGCACTGGCGCTAGCGGCGCTGAATCCATCGTCGTCTCAGGCGGTTACGAAGACAAAGACTTCGGAGACTGGATCATCTACACCGGCCACGGCGGCCGGGACGCGGATTCCAAACGGCAGATAGCAGACCAGAGCCCGACGACATCTGGCAACGCCGCGCTGATTACTAGCCACCTCGACCATGCTCCGGTGCGTGTCATCCGCGGCGCCCACGACAGTCCGCATGCTCCAACATCCGGTCTTCGCTACGACGGCCTCTACCTAGTGGAGAAATTCTGGAGTGAAATCGGACGGGACGGATTCAGGCTCTGCCGGTACCGACTCGTTCGCCTCCAGCCAACCGTCGCCGTTACGGATGGCGTCGATGTCCAGCCTCCAGTTCTTCCGGAAGGCACAATTAGCCCAGGCCGCCGGACGACAGTATCTGAGCGAGTCATTCGTAGTGTCGGAGTTGCCAGTGCAACCAAGGTTTTGCATAACCACACCTGCCAGGTGTGCGATACCCGCCTGGTTGTGCAGGGCCGCGGATACGCCGAAGGCGCGCACATTCGACCGCTCGGCGAGCCGCATCGGGGCGCCGACACGCCCGCCAACATGCTGTGTCTCTGCCCTAATTGCCACGTGCTTTTCGACAACGGCGCCATCTCCATCGATGACGACCTGACAATCCAATCAGACCACCCCCACCGCGGAGCGCTCCGGGAAGCCGAGGGCCATGCGATCGATCGGGCGGCCCTGAGGTACCACAGCAACATTTACCCGATAAAGTAG
- the urtA gene encoding urea ABC transporter substrate-binding protein — protein MPNSSKRMRALMATGALGTTMALVLAGCGARAGDETASAGSSPAASCVDTSGDTVKLGFLNSLTGGMAISEKTVSNVLHMASDEINASGGILGKKIKYVQEDGATDWPTFAEKTEKLLTQDCVAAIFGGWTSSSRKAVKPVVEKLNGLFFYPVQYEGLESSPNIYYTGATTNQQIIPAMDFLASKGVKTLFLAGSDYVFPRTANAIIKLYAAKLGIKIVGEEYVPLDKDDWTSQVAKIAAAKPDFIFNTINGSSNVGFIKAYYDAGLTPAKTPIISVSIAEEEAPAMGHAVTGNYASWNYFQSLKTDTNPKFIDSWKAYPNSSGVTSDPMEAAYISLYLYKALVEAAGSFDVDAVNAAAKKNTITFDAPEGKVTLDGENHHISKPGHIGQINANNQFDIVWSSDKFIEPDPYLKAYDWFPADVREQLVAAAG, from the coding sequence ATGCCCAACTCCAGCAAGCGGATGCGCGCGCTGATGGCTACGGGAGCCCTCGGGACGACCATGGCCCTCGTGCTCGCCGGCTGTGGCGCCCGGGCCGGCGACGAAACGGCCAGTGCCGGATCGTCCCCGGCAGCCAGCTGTGTCGACACGTCCGGAGACACCGTCAAGCTCGGCTTCCTCAACTCCCTCACCGGCGGCATGGCGATCTCCGAGAAGACCGTCTCCAATGTGCTGCACATGGCCTCCGACGAGATCAACGCCAGCGGCGGCATCCTCGGCAAAAAGATCAAGTACGTCCAGGAGGACGGCGCCACCGACTGGCCGACCTTCGCGGAGAAGACCGAGAAGCTGCTCACCCAGGACTGCGTCGCCGCGATCTTCGGCGGCTGGACCTCGTCCTCCCGCAAGGCCGTGAAGCCGGTCGTCGAGAAGCTCAACGGCCTCTTCTTCTACCCGGTGCAGTACGAGGGCCTCGAGTCGTCACCGAACATCTACTACACCGGCGCGACCACCAACCAGCAGATCATCCCGGCGATGGACTTCCTCGCCTCCAAGGGCGTGAAGACGCTGTTCCTCGCCGGCAGCGACTACGTCTTCCCCCGCACCGCGAACGCGATCATCAAGCTCTACGCGGCCAAGCTCGGCATCAAGATCGTCGGCGAGGAGTACGTGCCCCTCGACAAGGACGACTGGACCAGCCAGGTGGCGAAGATCGCGGCGGCCAAGCCCGACTTCATCTTCAACACCATCAACGGCTCGTCGAACGTCGGCTTCATCAAGGCGTACTACGACGCCGGCCTCACCCCCGCGAAGACGCCGATCATCTCGGTGTCGATCGCCGAGGAGGAGGCGCCGGCCATGGGCCACGCGGTCACCGGGAACTACGCGTCCTGGAACTACTTCCAGTCGCTCAAGACCGACACCAACCCGAAGTTCATCGACAGCTGGAAGGCCTACCCCAACAGCAGCGGCGTCACCTCCGACCCGATGGAGGCCGCCTACATCTCGCTGTACCTGTACAAGGCCCTCGTCGAGGCGGCCGGCTCGTTCGACGTCGACGCGGTGAACGCCGCGGCGAAGAAGAACACCATCACGTTCGACGCACCGGAGGGCAAGGTCACGCTCGACGGCGAGAACCACCACATCTCCAAGCCGGGCCACATCGGACAGATCAACGCCAACAACCAGTTCGACATCGTCTGGTCCTCCGACAAGTTCATCGAGCCGGACCCGTACCTCAAGGCCTACGACTGGTTCCCGGCGGACGTCCGCGAGCAGCTGGTGGCCGCAGCAGGCTGA
- the urtC gene encoding urea ABC transporter permease subunit UrtC — protein sequence MTKLKPWISLSGIGAFAVLLLAVAPLVLTDHWLSNLGKYCCWAIAAVGIGLAWGRGGMLVMGQGVFFALGAYSMAMHLTLETAGDRIPGFMVLYDPLAPLPAFWEPFRSTGFTLLAIVLLPVILAGILGYALFKRRVKGAYFAILTQALAVALATLISSTIRETGGDTGLSDFKYFFGFVLNDPANKLMVYLIAAALLIVCLLAVWQLYRSRFGELLIATRDAEERVRFLGYDPANVKLVAFVVSALMASIGGAMFVPIVGIITPAEVGAAASILMIAGVAFGGRASLFGPALGAMAVGWGQSSLGSTWPEGWIYILGLLFIVVILFLPNGLSSLPARFMARARRSAGPQPAPAIVAAELEEVRS from the coding sequence ATGACCAAGTTGAAGCCTTGGATCTCCCTCAGCGGCATCGGGGCGTTCGCCGTCCTGCTCCTCGCGGTCGCTCCGCTCGTGCTCACCGATCACTGGCTCAGCAACCTCGGCAAGTACTGCTGCTGGGCCATCGCCGCCGTCGGCATCGGCCTGGCGTGGGGCCGCGGCGGGATGCTCGTGATGGGGCAGGGGGTGTTCTTCGCCCTCGGCGCCTACTCGATGGCCATGCACCTCACGCTGGAGACCGCCGGTGACCGAATCCCGGGGTTCATGGTGCTCTACGACCCGCTGGCGCCGCTCCCGGCATTCTGGGAGCCGTTCCGCAGCACGGGATTCACCCTGCTGGCGATCGTGCTGCTCCCGGTGATCCTGGCCGGCATCCTCGGCTACGCGCTGTTCAAGCGGCGCGTGAAGGGCGCGTACTTCGCGATCCTGACGCAGGCGCTCGCCGTCGCGCTGGCCACCCTGATCAGCTCCACGATCCGCGAGACCGGGGGCGACACCGGGCTCAGCGACTTCAAGTACTTCTTCGGCTTCGTGCTGAACGACCCGGCGAACAAGCTGATGGTCTATCTCATCGCGGCCGCGCTGCTCATCGTGTGCCTGCTCGCGGTGTGGCAGCTCTACCGCAGCCGCTTCGGCGAACTCCTCATCGCCACCCGGGACGCCGAGGAGCGCGTGCGCTTCCTCGGCTACGACCCGGCCAACGTCAAGCTTGTCGCGTTCGTCGTCTCCGCGCTGATGGCAAGCATCGGCGGAGCGATGTTCGTGCCCATCGTCGGCATCATCACTCCGGCCGAGGTGGGCGCCGCCGCCTCGATCCTCATGATCGCCGGCGTCGCCTTCGGCGGCCGCGCATCGCTCTTCGGACCCGCACTCGGCGCGATGGCGGTCGGATGGGGACAGTCGAGCCTCGGCTCGACCTGGCCCGAGGGCTGGATCTACATCCTCGGTCTCCTGTTCATCGTCGTCATCCTCTTCCTGCCGAACGGGCTGTCGTCGCTGCCGGCCAGGTTCATGGCGCGGGCGCGCCGAAGCGCCGGCCCACAGCCCGCCCCGGCGATCGTCGCCGCAGAGCTCGAAGAGGTCCGGTCATGA
- a CDS encoding GDSL-type esterase/lipase family protein, which produces MLRRWHLAVLALLAVTALACEGGAGAADPEPTRNRTTAPTAGATGYPASMAALGDSITAGVGSCLAYLACSRNSWAAGDGGDVDSHYRRILAMNSKIKGHVHNFAEPGAEADALAGQAARAVDAKVSYVTVLIGANDACAGSAGGMTSVAKFRDEVDRGLARLKKGLPKARILVVSVPDLYRLWQVGRDDDEVVRVWNSRGICPSMLADPRSTADSAERRRRAVRDRIDAYDGELRAACEAYGSRCRWDDGAVHDVRFSIGLLNTFDFFHPNLKGQNELADVTFPGTFDW; this is translated from the coding sequence ATGCTGCGCCGCTGGCACCTCGCTGTCCTGGCCCTGCTCGCGGTGACGGCGCTGGCCTGTGAGGGCGGCGCCGGCGCGGCCGACCCGGAGCCGACCCGGAACAGGACCACGGCGCCGACCGCCGGCGCGACGGGCTATCCGGCGTCGATGGCCGCGCTCGGGGACTCGATCACCGCCGGGGTCGGCAGCTGCCTGGCCTACCTGGCGTGCAGCCGGAACTCCTGGGCGGCCGGGGACGGCGGCGACGTGGACAGCCACTACCGGCGGATCCTGGCGATGAACTCCAAGATCAAGGGTCATGTGCACAACTTCGCCGAGCCGGGGGCCGAGGCGGACGCGCTGGCCGGGCAGGCGGCGCGGGCGGTCGACGCGAAGGTGTCCTACGTGACCGTCCTGATCGGCGCGAACGACGCGTGTGCCGGGTCGGCCGGCGGGATGACCTCGGTGGCGAAGTTCCGCGACGAGGTGGACCGGGGGCTGGCCCGGCTGAAGAAGGGCCTGCCCAAGGCGCGGATCCTGGTGGTCAGCGTGCCGGACCTGTACCGGCTGTGGCAGGTCGGCCGGGACGACGACGAGGTGGTCCGGGTGTGGAACTCGCGTGGCATCTGCCCGTCGATGCTGGCCGACCCGAGGTCGACCGCGGACAGCGCCGAGCGGCGGCGGCGCGCGGTGCGGGACCGGATCGACGCGTACGACGGGGAGCTGCGGGCGGCGTGCGAGGCGTACGGAAGTAGATGTCGCTGGGACGACGGCGCGGTGCACGACGTCCGGTTCAGCATCGGCCTGCTGAATACGTTCGACTTCTTCCACCCGAACCTGAAGGGTCAGAACGAGCTGGCCGACGTCACCTTCCCCGGCACATTCGACTGGTAG